The Lytechinus pictus isolate F3 Inbred chromosome 17, Lp3.0, whole genome shotgun sequence genome contains a region encoding:
- the LOC129279816 gene encoding 5-hydroxytryptamine receptor 1E-like encodes MEHNDDFLPVSLFLSVLLVVGVTANSLALMVIRRFFGNSRRLSVPSVLVQALVIVDLFSTILLVAENVISRWIFPGTALRCNVAYISRLSVAYASGFINASMCLERCLAFRAPFYYHDNATVFKAKITVVIVIGLSVFLSILPLLGVGNYAAETMVTPENATVVVCTPPGELGSQSDLGNRVFTAIYAIVGACMLLIIYVCNTLVMLTLYHLGRKATGLKRLGRSETAAASSPSTSRSFTLAAPKDNMRRQSIDDDTVVSTKDDDNLVKMHPEKSREGIGREIRLAYVVGMISVVFTISWLPFYVQRLLKAFDVEQPDWYLLLVVFLLVSNHVIDPFVFVFMKQQSRDALKDLCMKCICCRRCRPPPMSSRNTVNAHANGNQNRGASRNDSGINNSRNDSGIVVVVDSTPNPTEAPTANPAPDDIHLDLANNRATHSAS; translated from the exons ATGGAGCATAATGACGACTTTTTGCCAGTATCGCTCTTTCTCAGCGTGTTGCTGGTAGTTGGTGTAACGGCGAATTCCCTAGCTCTGATGGTCATCCGTAGGTTTTTTGGAAATTCAAGGAGGTTGTCCGTCCCGTCTGTGCTCGTGCAGGCACTCGTGATCGTTGACCTATTCAGCACGATCTTACTAGTTGCTGAAAATGTAATCAGTAGATGGATATTTCCTGGCACGGCGCTTAGGTGTAACGTTGCTTATATCAGTCGTTTGAGTGTCGCCTACGCCTCGGGGTTCATCAACGCATCCATGTGCTTGGAAAGATGTCTCGCCTTTCGCGCTCCATTTTACTACCACGACAATGCAACTGTCTTCAAAGCGAAGATAACAGTGGTCATTGTGATTGGTCTTTCAGTATTTCTCAGCATCCTTCCGTTACTCGGCGTCGGGAACTACGCTGCGGAAACGATGGTGACACCGGAAAACGCAACGGTCGTTGTCTGCACTCCCCCAGGTGAACTGGGCTCTCAGAGCGACCTCGGGAACAGGGTATTCACAGCGATTTATGCCATTGTTGGTGCTTGCATGCTGTTGATTATCTATGTCTGCAACACGTTAGTCATGTTGACCCTTTACCACCTTGGAAGGAAAGCGACTGGTCTGAAACGACTGGGACGCAGTGAGACCGCAGCTGCATCATCACCGTCGACAAGTCGCTCCTTCACGTTGGCAGCCCCCAAGGACAATATGCGTCGGCAAAGCATCGATGATGATACTGTTGTTAGTACCAAAGACGATGATAACTTGGTTAAAATGCACCCAGAAAAGTCAAGAGAAGGAATCGGAAGGGAGATTCGCCTAGCGTATGTGGTGGGGATGATATCAGTTGTCTTCACAATTTCTTGGCTACCATTTTAT GTCCAGCGTCTTCTCAAAGCTTTCGACGTCGAGCAGCCAGACTGGTATCTCCTTCTGGTCGTCTTCCTGCTCGTCAGCAACCACGTCATCGACCCGTTCGTCTTCGTGTTCATGAAGCAGCAGAGTCGAGATGCCCTCAAGGACCTATGCATGAAGTGTATTTGCTGTCGAAGATGCCGACCGCCCCCGATGTCGTCTAGGAACACAGTGAATGCACACGCTAATG GGAATCAAAATCGTGGTGCATCGAGGAATGACAGTGGGATCAATAATTCGAGAAATGATAGCGggatcgtcgtcgtcgtcgacTCCACACCCAACCCCACCGAAGCCCCCACTGCAAACCCCGCCCCTGACGACATCCACCTTGACCTCGCCAATAACCGCGCTACACATTCAGCATCATGA